From the Argentina anserina chromosome 3, drPotAnse1.1, whole genome shotgun sequence genome, the window AGTTTGTATAtttaattaaacaaaaatttaataaatccaTGTAATAAATATGGAATGATATTGATGAGGTGCCATATGCCACATCATTTTGTAATCAATTTTACCACTTTTTATTTGCCCACCTTGTGCCCACAATTCTAAACTTATGTCATGtgttttttcttaaagttagataataattgagcaattGAACACATGTCATGAGTTTAGAAGAGTTGGCACAATGTGAGTAAATATAAggtggtcggcaaatttgtTTCCGAGTATTTGGTGTCTTAAGCATTTGCCAATTATCAAGCATTCTATTTTGGTCTCTTTCTAAATGTTATGTAACTCTAGGTAGAGTGGTAGACATTATGTTAAAAATCATATCACAAAGTTCTTGAGCATGACAAAGTGGGCATGAAACTCGTATGTGCTTGATATGGATTGATGTAGAATTATGTTtgtaatattttttctttttgaggaAAATAGTGTAGGGTGCTTGTATGAACTTTCATGGACGATAAATGATGAGATATATCACCTTTGTTAGGAATGCCATTGACATATTCGCAAGCAATAGTCTCCAAGTAAAGTAATAAATCAACTTAACTTACAAGTATGACGGTGTTCCTGAATCCATTATTTTAGCACAATAATAAGTTTTACATTAAACAACAATACTGTAGCGTACATCCAGTACATTTATTACACAATAAGACTGACGGTGAGACTTGAGAGAATAACAATACCGCATATAATTAGACAATAAGACTGATAAGTTTACAAACCAGCGttgataataaattaaaaacgCATTATTTCAAAAGAGTagagcaaactatatatatgaatccaTTGTAGATATTTCGTGGAACTAATCATGTAGTGGTAGTATTACTCAGTTCCCATTATGGAGTTTCATTTGCTCCAAGTATGATTTTCCGTCGAGCTTACGGCGGTTGTAGAAATCTTCAACGTACTGTTCCATCTCAATTCTTTTGAACAGTGGTGGGTTTTCAGGGGTTATCAAGCTATTCGATGGTCCAATTTCTGCCTCGAATTTGGGGTTGAAGAACATAGCGATTGAGATCCTCTCTTGCTCAGAGTTCACCATAACTCTATGCTCCGTGCTCTTGTACTTCCCGTTGCTCAGgatctacaaaaaaaaaaaacatgcacGTAGGGACTACTTCATACTTGCTCGATTCAATGCACGTaaatatttctttaattacGATAGTATTTATATTTTGGTGGAGAAGATATATAGGACAAACCTCAAAGATGTCCCCTGCATTAACCACAAAGGCACTTTCAAAGAAATTGACAGGGACCCAAACCCCATCTTTCTTAATCTGCAGACCACCCACACCGTTAAGCTGGTGGAGGATGGTGATCCCGGAAGCGTCCGAGTGAGGCGTAAGGCCGATGACCAGCTCTGGTTGTGGGCATGCAGGATAGTAATTGATCCTCGCTGACTGCATCCCATCTTCAAATAACTCCTCAATCTCTTCTGTGTCTATCTTCACAGCTTTCCCCAGAAACCGAAGAAGTTCTAAGGCGAGTTGCTTCAGTTCCAAGTAGTATGACTCGAACGTAGTCCTGCATGACTTGATGAGACAATTGTTAAAAAACTATAAAAATCATATGTAAGGTGCATGATTATATATTAGTAGGATTTTTTTTCTGGTATATCCTTCGTATATGGATTTGTTGTGACATCATGATATCAACATATGAAACACGATCATGCTATTTCATAGGTAGGTGATAACATGAAACTTTTCAATTATCAAAGTActgtaacatatatatatatatagacacacacaatTTACATCTGTTTTTCTGTTAATCCGTATACATGTCAGAATATACATCGTATTTTATCAACAAACAATCAAACATATTTCTGATATAAGATCGATGATATTCTAACTTTCaattggagagagagagagagagagagagagacctgaGGGATGAAGGGAGCTCTGGAAAGAGGTATGGCTTTCGCCTATGAATAGGGTTCATGGTCATGTAGAATCTATTACCCCAGTCACGTTTTTGATCTTTATTTTGAACTATGGATCCATAGCCTTCGACGTCACCAGGCCTTACCTGATACTTCATTTTCTCTTCCAAGGGAAGCTTAAAGAATTCTTCAACCTCGTAATTCAGCTTCTCCAAAAGTATAGGGCGAACTCCATGGTTCACCAACTGCACGCACAATAAAATGAGTATGACTTGAAACAAGCTAGGTTTCAAGACACAATATTGGCCGCTGAATGAGTAtactattttcattttatcagCCAACACAAATTGTAGATATTATAAACATATAGATGATAAGCACCTGAAAGATTCCCCACTCTTCGCAAGATGAGTGCAGATTTTCCAGTTCAGAATCTGAAGCTTCTGATCCAGTTGCTAATTTTATCATATCGATGGTTGGGATTTCCGTAAGCTTATCAGAGAGATCAGATGAAAGTTCGGGTTCTTCGTAACTACGGACGTAACATTGTGGGACTTCAGTTAACGACTCTTTGGTCATCTCCAGGATGCTCATAGGAGAATTAGATATCTCAAAGACTTCTGGTAGCTGTAGCTGGGATGATGCCATTTGTTTAGTTTTTGAGTTATGATCTCAAAGGTAATCACACCTTACAGGTATATATAGGCCCTAATATGGTGGGTGAAATTCTAAACTTAGCAAGTAGAAGTATAAAGGataaatattctacaaaattaaTCATTTAGATGCATGCATCGTCGTAGTATCATATCAATAGAAAGCAAATTAAACTTGACGTGGGGTAATCTACAATACCGGTCTTTGATATATATCATAccctaaattaaaaaaatttgccAAACATATAATTTGATTGAACTAATATTCCATCATTGAGAACAATTTTACGGCATGTATTTGAAACATTTACAAATGACTAAAACTACTTTACCACATTAACAACTATTCGTTCACTATTCGTTCATAATCCTGTAAAAATATCGTACTTTAAGTAATTAATTACAACTAATAAAATTGAACTAAAATTACCCAAACAATATATCACTTTGTTTATATTTCGCTTCTAATGTTCTACTCCTGAGGCTTTTCACTTCGATTCAGAAACATGCGTCAAATCACAAGTTTTATGTATTAACATAATATGATCACATCAGAACTAATTCTTTCATATTCATCGGTAGCAAGCTTGCTGATAATTAATTCGGTCGAGCTAGTAGCTAGCCTGGTATACTGATCAGTTAGTCAAGTACTCATGATTCATGATTCTTGACTGGCCGCAACTATAATATGCGTTATATCCAAATCATTCATTTGTGCAAGATAtgaacctatatatatatatatatatatagaaatctCTACACGTACGCATAACCGcaaattgagaatatatatagcTGAACGTAAACCTGTAATTTCCCTCACGATAATGAAGCTTTAATATGATAATGTCAGGCCGCAGATTGATAATCAGAGGTATTCGATCATTATCTAAGACTCTTTTAATAGTACGTTATGTCTGCAAATTCAATCGTATATAGATACGTGGTCAGATAATACTTTCCCttagaaatttaaattatgtaGAGCCAGATAGTTTTGAAATTGCTGAAATAATCAGTTGGATCGATTAAAACACCAATGATATGCATGAATGGTtgtgatcatatatatatatatatctgtgtgtgtgtatatacatatatatcaaatcaaCAAACTGCTAAGTTTTGATGAGGTTAAAGCATGCCTATTTTTCCAAACTGTATCTACCATGCCTACCCAGCTGAGAAAAAATTATGCGAAGAGGTTCAAGTTGCGTAAGCTATTGTTCCTATTAGTTGCTTATGGAATCATTTGTATAAGCTCTGCAGAACAAAAACATGCTTAATATcctttaatatatatgaagATAATGTATCACCCTGTAATCCGACCATTACGTCCTAAGTTCTTTGGCTCCAACTACAATCTACCACCAGATGTTAACACGATGTCCGACCAATTAAATTATACATTACTGACCATTTTGACGTGCTATATATTATACTGTAGATCACGTTTTTGACTAAGACTAAACCAGCTATTGATTAGATAGACATCTTCAAGTAATCAAGTGACTTAAATAATTAAACGTTCGTCACTTCGTCATTGAAGTATAATCTCACCAAATTAAGCTGAAATTACCAAGAAATAAGATGTAGTCCATGCATCATGCATACATATGGATTATCCATGCCCAACATGTTGTAATCTTCTAGTGTTTTAAGTCTACATCTTATGCATATCATCATTACCTCTTAATTTTCTATATAATGACGGATCCTCTTATTCCTCTAATACATAAAGGTCTTTCGATCTTTTGAATTATTGGCCGCTGTACCGCAGTTTGTTGATCTATATGACTATATCACAACAGACCTATAG encodes:
- the LOC126788596 gene encoding protein SRG1-like; the encoded protein is MASSQLQLPEVFEISNSPMSILEMTKESLTEVPQCYVRSYEEPELSSDLSDKLTEIPTIDMIKLATGSEASDSELENLHSSCEEWGIFQLVNHGVRPILLEKLNYEVEEFFKLPLEEKMKYQVRPGDVEGYGSIVQNKDQKRDWGNRFYMTMNPIHRRKPYLFPELPSSLRTTFESYYLELKQLALELLRFLGKAVKIDTEEIEELFEDGMQSARINYYPACPQPELVIGLTPHSDASGITILHQLNGVGGLQIKKDGVWVPVNFFESAFVVNAGDIFEILSNGKYKSTEHRVMVNSEQERISIAMFFNPKFEAEIGPSNSLITPENPPLFKRIEMEQYVEDFYNRRKLDGKSYLEQMKLHNGN